Proteins encoded in a region of the Gigantopelta aegis isolate Gae_Host chromosome 13, Gae_host_genome, whole genome shotgun sequence genome:
- the LOC121387888 gene encoding innexin unc-9-like gives MSVSYILGGFATFAKLRSSQDDDWVDRMNHVYTVALLALFAVFVSGGQFFGNPIECWCPAHFTPSMVAFTKSICWVNGTYFIPMQEGIPSEHELREREQLPYYQWVPVMLLFMAFLFKFPAVIWRLLSTNSGISLEKIINIVTEQQMSSPEKREEITKHIAQYIDRWLEVNRQYHWNCFVRMRQRLSKCCCILFQKRAGTYLTGLYILVKLLYVANVISQFFLLDAFLGGWYSMYGFETLASLSAEHQWEESRRFPKVTLCDFDIRQLNNVQRQTVQCVLPYNLFNEKIFIFLWFWFLLVATVTFYNLLVWLWLALMQNNRGRFVKKHLKEVDALHGEVDKKLAKRFADQYLRDDGIFVLRLIVKNSSEILFSDVMRLLWLIYKNKHNNIQDESMLLTRMKK, from the coding sequence GGTCAGCTATATTCTCGGTGGGTTTGCCACATTCGCCAAACTCCGATCGAGCCAGGATGACGACTGGGTCGACAGAATGAATCACGTGTACACGGTCGCCCTGTTGGCGCTCTTCGCTGTCTTCGTCAGCGGTGGACAGTTCTTCGGAAACCCCATCGAGTGTTGGTGCCCTGCGCACTTCACGCCTTCAATGGTGGCCTTCACCAAGTCCATCTGCTGGGTGAACGGCACGTACTTCATCCCCATGCAAGAAGGCATTCCAAGTGAACACGAActgcgagagagagagcagcTGCCCTACTACCAGTGGGTCCCGGTGATGTTACTGTTCATGGCTTTTCTCTTCAAATTCCCCGCCGTCATATGGCGTCTCCTCAGCACGAACTCTGGAATCAGTTTGGAGAAGATCATCAACATTGTTACCGAGCAGCAGATGAGTTCTCCGGAGAAGAGGGAGGAAATTACAAAACACATAGCCCAGTACATCGACCGATGGCTGGAGGTGAACCGGCAGTATCACTGGAATTGTTTTGTGCGAATGCGTCAGCGTCTGTCCAagtgttgttgtattttgtttcagaaacGTGCTGGGACGTACCTCACCGGGCTGTACATTCTCGTCAAACTCCTTTACGTGGCGAACGTGATCAGCCAGTTCTTCCTGCTGGACGCGTTCCTTGGGGGCTGGTACAGTATGTACGGTTTCGAGACCCTCGCCAGCCTCTCGGCAGAGCACCAGTGGGAGGAGTCGAGGCGCTTCCCCAAGGTGACGCTGTGCGACTTCGACATCCGGCAGTTGAACAACGTCCAGCGACAGACTGTGCAGTGCGTGCTGCCGTACAACCTGTTCAACGAGAAGATCTTCATATTCCTCTGGTTCTGGTTCCTGCTCGTCGCCACGGTGACGTTCTACAACCTGCTCGTGTGGCTGTGGCTGGCGCTGATGCAGAACAACCGCGGCCGGTTCGTGAAGAAGCACCTCAAGGAGGTGGACGCCCTGCACGGGGAGGTGGACAAGAAGCTGGCCAAGCGCTTCGCCGACCAGTATCTCCGTGATGACGGTATCTTCGTCCTGCGACTCATCGTGAAGAACTCGAGCGAGATCCTCTTCTCGGACGTGATGCGGCTCCTGTGGCTCATCTACAAGAACAAGCACAACAACATCCAGGATGAGAGCATGCTGCTCACGCGCATGAAGAAGTaa